One Ferribacterium limneticum genomic window, CAGAAGCCTCGATGCCGGCTGCGGCGAGGGTTACTACCTGCGCCAGCTCGCTGCCGCGTCGGGTGAAGGACGAACGCTGGCCGTGCTCGGCCTGGATATTTCGAAGTGGGCGGTCCTTTCCGCCGCCAAGCAGGATAAGCGGCCGAACTGGATCGTCGGCAGCAATGCCAATCTGCCGGTGCTGCCGGCTACGCTCGACCTTATTTTGTGCATGTTCGGTTTCCCGGTTTATGGCGAGTTCGCCCGCGTCCTCAAGCCGGGCGGCGTGCTGTTGCAGGTCGATGCCGGCCCCGACCACCTGCGCGAGCTGCGCGAAATCATCTATCCCGCGTTGAAGCCCGAGCGTCCCGTCGACACGCAGGTCCCGGCCGGTTTTGGCTGGCTGTCGACGGAAACTGTCCGTTTCACGCTGGCCATTGACGGCGCCGAGCAGATCGCCGACCTGCTGGCCATGACCCCGCATCTTTACCGGGCCAGCGCCGAGGGGCGGGCGAGGGCGGCGGCACTGACGGCGCTGGAGGTGACCGTGGATGTCCGCCTGACGCGTTTCGGGCGCCTCGCCTGAGCATCGGGAAGGTCAGCGCTTTTTCAGTTGCATCAAACGATTTGCCGGGCGGACGGGTGACAATGCCCGACATTGCCTTTCACCGGATTGCCCCGCCATGACCTTTC contains:
- a CDS encoding putative RNA methyltransferase, which encodes MSIVPFQALACPLDGAPLHAHGASWRCAAGHCFDIAAHGYANLLPVQQKRSLDPGDSKEMVAARRRFLNAGHYQPIAAAVSRAALAELPANATIRSLDAGCGEGYYLRQLAAASGEGRTLAVLGLDISKWAVLSAAKQDKRPNWIVGSNANLPVLPATLDLILCMFGFPVYGEFARVLKPGGVLLQVDAGPDHLRELREIIYPALKPERPVDTQVPAGFGWLSTETVRFTLAIDGAEQIADLLAMTPHLYRASAEGRARAAALTALEVTVDVRLTRFGRLA